The genomic stretch GGATCGCCGCAACGGCGGACGCCGTGCCGCGCAGGATCTCCTCGTGGAGCTTCGTCATCTCGCGCCCGAGGCAGACCTGCGGGTCGCCCCAGGCGCGGCCCATCTCCTCGAGGGAGGCGATGACGCGATAGGGAGACTCGAAGAGGATGCGGGTCTCGTCGCGCGCGGCGAAGCGGGCGTACCAGCGGGATCGCTCGCCGTGGCGCGAGGGCGGGAAACCGAGAAAGGAAAAAGGAATCGCGGGAAAGCCCGAGACGGAGAGGATCGCGGCGACGGCCGAGGGCCCCGCGATCGGCTCGACGCGGTACCCGGCCTCGGCGACGGCCGCGGCGAGGAGGCGTCCCGGGTCGGAGACGCCCGGCGTGCCGGCGTCGGAGACGAGCGCGAGCGTCTCGCCCGCCGCGAGGCGTTCGAGCATCTCGGGAATCCGGCGGAACTCGTTGTGCTCGTGGCAGGAGACCCGCGGCGTCGTGACGCCGTACCTGGCGAAGAGGTTGCCGGTGCGGCGGGTGTCCTCGCAGAGGACGAGGCTCGCGTCGCGCAGGGCCGCGAGAGCCCGGGGGGAGAGGTCTTCGAGGTTGCCGATGGGAGTGGCGACGACGAGGAGGCGCCCGGGGGCGCCAGCGGAGGAGGTCACTCCCGGATGCTACCAGCGGGAACCGATGGCCAAGCCCGCCGCGCGCCGGCAGGGCGTCGTACGATCGCGCCGATGGGGATCTTCGCCGCCGCCCTTCTGCTCGCTCTCGTTTCGGGCGGGGCCGCCGCGGCAGAGAATCCTCCGCCGCCGACGACCGGGCCGGCGGTGACGCTCGACCGGATCGCGGCGGTCGTCGGCACGGAGGTCGTCCTGGAGGGTGAGATCTCGCGCCTGGCGGCGATCGGCTTTCTGCCGCGGCGGGAAGGGGAGGCCGAGCTCGCCTACCGCGACCGGCTTCTGGACCTGCGGGTCGTCGAGCTGCTGCGCGAGAAGGAGCTGCGCCTCCTCACGGGCCTCGAGCCCGACCCGGCGGAGGTGAACGCGAAGCTCGACGTGGTGGCGGCCCGCTACGAGGCGGGGGCGGGCGAGCCGTTCGACCGCGTGCTGGAGCGGGCGCGGACGAGCCGCGACGAGGTGCGCGACTGGATCCGGCGCGGGATCGCCCTGGAGAGCTACGCCCGCGAGAGGCTCCTGCCGACGGTGAAGGTGACGGACGAGGGGATGCGGGCCTTCTACGACGGGCCGTTCCGTACGGAGGCCGCCGCGCGGGGCGTCGAGACGCTCCCTCCGTTCGCCGAGGTGCAGGACCAGGTCCGCGAGCTCCAGCGCGAACGCCTCCTCAACGAGGAGGTGGAGAGGTGGACGAAGGGTCTTCGCGAGAAGACCCGGATCCTCGTCTACCGGCGGCCGCCGATCGACTCCTCGGCGGGCAGCGCGAGCCGGTAGGCCCGGCGGTTCGCCAGGACGCGCCGCACGTAGGTGCGTGTCTCGGTGTAGCTGATCGCCGCCAGGAGCGCCTCGGCCGGCCGGTCGCTCCCGCCGCTCCAGAGGACGGTCTGGCCGGCGCCGGCGTTGTAGCCAGAGGCGGCGAGAGCGGCATCGTTGCCGAAGCGGTCGAGGAGCGAGCGGAGCGTCTGCGCCCCGAGGCGGATCGAACGCGCCGGGTCGTACAGCTCGGCGTAGGCGGGGGGCTCCTCGTTCAGCTCGCGCGCCGCCTCGCCCGCGGCGGGGAGAGTGAGCTGCATGAGGCCTCGCGCGGCCGCGGGAGAGGCCGCCTCGCGGTCGAACCGGCTCTCCTGGCGCATGACGGCGTACAGGAGGTCCCTCGGGACGCCCAGCTCGGCCGCCGTCTGCGCGACCAGACGGTCGAAGGGGCGGGGGGCGAGGCCGCGGCGGACGGTGCGCGGGGCGAGGTCGAGGAGGAAGTCGCGCGGGACTTTTCGGGAGAGGGCGTCGGCGGCCTCGAGCGCCGCGGGGCCCGCGTCGGCGTCCTCGGCGAGACGCGCGGCGACGAGGCAGCCGAGGAGGGTGTCGAGCCGGCGCGCGTCGCGGACGATCGGCTCGGCGTCCTGGGCGAGGCCGAGCTGGAGGAGCCGGCAGGCGGCGGCGTCGCCGCAGAGGTCGGGAAGAGTCTCGTCGGGGAGCTCGGGGGCGAGGAGGATCTCCGCGTAGCCAGGAAGGCGCGAGTAGGCGAGCCTGAGGGACGCGAGGGCGGCGGCGTCGCCGAGCATCGCCGCGGGGAGGAGGCGCTCGCGGGCCGCGCGGGAGTTCCCCGACGAGAGGAGCTTCTCGCCCTCGCTGCGCGAGGCCTTCACGAACTTCTCGCGGACGCCGGCGGGGAGCGTGGCGATGCGGGCGGCGGCCTGCTCGGCGGCGAAAGAGCCCGGGACCGACGCGAGGACCGACGCCCAGCTGGCGAGCGCGGCCTCGGGGAGCCGCCGCGTGTGAGCGACGAGGCCCCTCCAGAAGGCGATCTCCGAAGCCCAGGGCTCCTCGAGGCGGCGCGCCTTCGCGAGCGCCTCGACCGGCGCCAGGGCCCGGGCGGCCCCTGCGCCGTCGCCCGCCTGCGCGCGCCGCTCGACGAGGAGGAGGAGCGCCTCGATACGGCCGGCCTCCGCCGCGATCTTCGGCCGGAGGAGGAGCTCCTCGGCGCGGTCGAGCTGGCCGCGCCGGATCTCGAGGCGCGCCCGCTGGAGAACGGCGAGGCCGGCGGGCCCGGCCTTGCCGTCCTCGACGCGGCGGAACTCGGCGACGGCGCCGTCGAGGTCGCCGAGCTTCTCCTTCATCGCGCCGAGGTTGAAGCGGACGCGGCCGGCGAAGGAGGCCGTCCCGTAGCCGTCGTCCTTCTTGTCGCGCGGGGCGCGGAACGTCTTCGGCAGCGCGGCGAGGAGCGTCTCGTGCCCCTTCGCGGCCTCGGCGAATCGGCCGCGGGAGCCGCGCAGGCGGGCGAGCTCGAAGCGGGCGGTCGCGGTCTCGGCGGCGTCGCGACCGGCGAGGGCGCGCCGCTCGCGCTCGGCAGCGAGCCGCTCGGCGAGCTCGAGGTCGCGCTGGGAACGCGCCGTGTCGACGAGGAGGCGCAGGACGGCGTCGGGAAGGTCCTTCGGCTCCCTTCCCTTGAGCTCCCGGGCGAGGAGCGTCGCCGCGGCGTCGTCGCGCCGCCCTTCGGCGAGGAGGGAGAGGCGCAGCGCCGTGGCCTCCGCGGCGGCCCCTTCGCGCTCGAGCCCTTCGGCCCGGAGCGCCTGGAGACGGCGGCGCTCGCGGGCCGGCGTCTGCGGCTGCGCGGCCACGAGTCGCGAAAGGGCGACCGGGTCGAAGCGGGTCTCGAGGGCGTCGAGGGCGGTGCGCAGGGCGCGCCGGGCGACGGCCCCCTCCTTCCGCTGGAGGAGCGGGAAGAGGAGCTCGAGGGCGCCGAGGCCGTCTCCCTTCTGGAAACGGAATCGCGCGGCGGCCAGGCGCGCCGGGACGTCGAAGATGTCTCCCGTCGCGACGTAGCGCTCGAACCGCACGATGGCCTCGTCGAGTCGGCCGAGCCCGGCGAGGGCGCGCGCCGTGAGGAAGTCGAAGCGGCCGTCGGCGTAGCGGGCGGGGGAGAGGCGGTAGAGCTGTGAGAGGTGCGCGAGGACGTCGGGCCAGTCCTCGGCTCGAGCGGCCTCGGCCGCTTCGCGCTCGAGGGATCGGAGCGCCTCGGCCGTGACGCGCGGCGCGGGGGCGGCGCCGGCGGTGTGGAGGCGGCGGGGGAACGGCCGCGGACGTCTGCGCGGCCGCCGGCGCGAGCGCGAGGAGCGCGGCGGCGGCGAGCGCCGCACACGAAACCCCGCGCCGCATGCCGCTCACCCCGGGACGCGCGCGACGCGGGCGCCGAGCGAGGAGAGCTTCTCCTCCATCGCCGCGTAGCCCCGGTCGAGGTGGTAGATGCGCCTCACGAGGGTCTCTCCCTCGGCGACGAGCGCGGCGAGGACGAGCGCCGCCGAGGCGCGCAGGTCGGACGCGGTGACGGTGGCCCCCTCGAGGCGCGTCGGGCCCGTGACGAAGGCGGTGTGCCCTTCGACGCGGACGCTGGCGCCGAGCCTGACGAGCTCGGCGGCGTGGAGGAAGCGATTCTCGAAGATCGTCTCCACGACGCGCGAGGTGCCCTCGGCCTGCGTCATCAGCGCCATCCACTGGGCCTGCAGGTCGGTCGGGTAACCGGGGTGCGGGGCGGTCTCGACGTCGACGGGGCGGAGCGGGCCGCTGCGCGAGACGCGAAGGCCCGATTCGCCGGCGGAGACGTCGGCGCCGGCGGCGCGAAGGGCCGCGACGAAGGCGGGCAGATCCTCCTCGCGGGCGCCTCGGAGCGTGACGTCGCCCCCTGTGATCGCGGCGGCGGTGGCGTAGGTCCCCGCCTCGATCCGGTCTGCCAGGACGGCGTGCGGGACGAGAGCCGGGGAGAGCCTCGAGCCCTTCGACGACGACCGTCGCCGTGCCGGCACCCGAGATGCGCGCCCCCATCGAGACGAGGGAGCGTCGCGAGGTCGACGACCTCGGGCTCGCGGGCGGCGTTCTCGATCGTCGTGACGCCACGGGCGAGGGTCGCCGCCAGCATCACGTTCTCGGTGCCGGTGACGGTGACCTGCGGAAAGCGGACCGTGGCACCGGTGAGCCGCCCGCGCCCGGGGCCGACGCGCGAGACGTGCGCGTGGATGTATCCCTTCTCGACCGCGATGCGCGCGCCCATCGCCTCGAACGCCATGATGTGGAGGTCGACCGGGCGGACGCCGATGGCGCAGCCGCCCGGGAGCGAGACGCGCGCTTCGCCGAAGCGGGCGAGGAGCGGGCCGAGGACGAGGATGGAGGCGCGCATCGTCCGGACGAGGTCGTACGGCGCCTCGGTGGAGACGATGCGGGAGGCGTCGAGCGTGACGGTCCCCGGCGCCTCGCCCGACACCGCGACGCCCATGCCGGAGAGGAGCTTCTTCATCGTCCGGATGTCGGCGACGGCGGGGAGGCGATCGAGGGAGACGGGCCGCTCGCAGAGAAGGGCGGCGGCGAGGTCGGGCAGCGCGGCGTTCTTGGCGCCGGAGACGGCGAGCTCGCCGGAGATGCGGCAGGGGCCGGAGACGAGGAAGGCGTCCAAAGCGGGCGGAGTTTAGTACGGGCTCGGCGACGGAACGGGGTCCGTCGGCGCCCTGCTATCGCCGCCGGGCGACGACCGTACGCGGGATTCCGGCCGGGTCGAGGCGCACGTCCTCGAGCGAGAAGAGGGGCGACGCCTCGACGAGTCCGCTCACCTCGCTGGCCTGCCCGTAGCCGATCTCGAAGAGGAACGGCGCTCCGGGCTGGAGCCTCTCGGGGAGCTCCCGGAGGAGGACGCGGACGGCGTCGAGGCCGTCGTCGCCGCCGAAGAGGGCGAGGTGCGGCTCGTGGTCGGAGACGGTCCTGTCGATGTGCGGCGCGTCGAGGCGCGGAACGTAGGGGGGGTTGGCGACGGCGAGATCGAACGAGGGGCGTGGCGCAAGGCCCGAGAGCCAGTCGGAGGCGACGAAGGAGACGCGCCGGAGACGCCGTGGAGGCGGGCGTTCGCCCGCGCGAGGGCGAGCGCGGCCTCGGAGCGGTCGACGGCGACGACGCGCGCCCCTGGCCTTTCGAGGGCGATCGACACCGCGAGGATGCCGCTCCCTGTGCCGGCGTCGAGGATCGCGCGGGCCGACGGTGCGGCGGCGCGGGCCATCTCGACGATGGCCTCGGTCTCGCCGCGCGGAATGAGGGCGCGCGGGTCGACGCGGAACGTGCGTCCGAGAAACTCCCACTCGCCCAGGAGGTACTGGAGCGGCTCTCCAGAGGCGCGGCGCTTGGCGAGGGCGAGGAAGCGCGCCGCGTCCTCGGCGTCCGCCTCCTCGCGCCGCCGGGCGTGGAACCAGGCCGGGGCCGCCCCGCCGCGAAGGCGAGGAGCTCCTCGGCCTCGTAGGGCGCGAACGAGGGGGAGGAAAGAAGGGAACGCCCTTCGGCGAGGAGGTCGGCCCAGGTCGGCACGCGCGGATCTTGCCATCGCATAAGCTTCGGGCGTGTCGCGCTCCCGAGCACTGCTCCTCCTCTCCGGTCTCGGCCTGATCGCCGCGGGGGGTCCGGCCGCGGCAGGCGCGTTTCCCCCGGCCGTCGAGAGGCTCCGCGCCTACGTGCGCCTCGACACGTCGAACCCGCCCGGCAACGAGATCCGTGGTGCGCTCTACCTGAAGGAGCTCCTCGCGAGAGGTGGCGTCGCGTCGGAGATCTTCGAGCCGGAGCCCGGCCGGGCGAACCTGTACGCGAGGCTGCGCGGGACGGGCAGCGCGCCGGGGCTGGTGCTGCACCATCACATCGACGTGGTGCCGGCGAGCGCCGCGGGCTGGCTGCGCCCGCCGTTCGCGGCGGTCGTCTTCAACGATCTCGTCCTCCACGGCCGTGGCGTCCTCGACACGAAGGGGCTCGGCATCGCCCAGCTCGAGGCCTTCCTCGCGCTGAAGCGATCCGGAAGGGCACCCGCGCGGGACGTCGTCTTCCTCGCGACGGCGGACGAGGAGCGGGGCGGGCGGCTCGGAGTCTCCGCGGTGTACGAGAAGCGGCCTGCCTGGCTCGCCGGCGTCGGGGAGGTCCTCGGCGAGGGGAGGACGTCGAGACGATCGTCGACAAGGCCGGTGGTTCGGCATCGAGGTGCAGCAGAAGGGGGCGCTCTGGCTGCGTCTCGAAGCGGGCGGGGGCGGGCACGCGGCGTCCGCGGACGCGTCGGGGACCGGCCGCGCGCGTGGCCGGGGCCGCCGCGCGACTCGCCGCGATGACGAGGCCGGTGCGCGCCTCGAGCCGGTCCTCGAGCGGCAGCTCCGCCGCGCTCGCGCGCGTGCGCCCTGACCGGACCAGGCCGCGGCGCTCCGCCGCATCGCCGCCGACGTGGCACGCGACCCCTGAGGGAGTGCGCCGGCGGGTCACGCCGTGGCAGAGGCTCCTCCTCTCCGACACCGCTGTCGGTGACCCGCCTCGGCACGGACAGCGACGCGGTGAACGCCGCCCATCCGCAGAAGGCCTGGGCCGAGGTGGACGTGCGCCTGCTCCCCTCGACGAGCCCGGAGGCGTTCCTGGCCGACGCGGTGAAGGTGATCGACGACCCGGGCGTGAAGGTGACGACGCTCCTCTCGGCCACGGGCGAGGCCGCGTCGCCGGAGACGGGGCTCTACAGGTGCTGCGCAGCGTGCTGGCGGCCGTCCCGGGCGCCGTCGTCGCTCCCGTCCTCGGTCCCGGGCTTTCGGAGAACCAGGGTCTTCCGCGGCATCCAGGCATATGGGGCGCTTCCGTTCCGCGTGAACTACTACGACGGCGGGAATCCACGGCGTGAACGAGAGGATGCGCGTCGACTGGTTCGCCGAGGGGGTCGAGACGGGACGGGATCGTCGCGAGGCGGCCGCGAGCCCGCGGGCGTTCCGCCCCGCTGAACCCGTCGCGGCGGGGGCTCGCCCCGGCGGACAGGGCGTCAGAAGCCCATGCGGTAGAGCATGAGGTAGATGACGACACCGGTGACGGGACGTAGAGCCAGATGGGGAGGGTGACGCCCGGCGAGCCGGCGGTGGCTCTCCGAACCGCTCCCCTGCGCGCGAGGACGAGCGGCCGACCGCCAGGAACGGAACGGCGGCGGCGAGGACCGTGTGCGTCAGGAGGATCGAGAGATAGAGCGTCCGGACGGCGCCCGTCCCCTGGAAGCGAACGCTTCCGACCGGGGCGTGGTAGACGAGGTAGGAGACGAGAAGAGGACCGAGCAGGCGAACGCGAGGGTCATCGCGCGCCGGTGGGCCTGGCGCGCTGCCGGAGCGGATCAGGAAGAAGCCCGCGAGCAGGAGCGTCGCAGCCGTGCCGTTCAGGATCGCGTTGACGGTCGGGAGTCGGCGAAGCCCACCCTCATCCGGCAGCGCGCCGCGAGGGCGCAGACGTCCTTCTCGAGCTGGTCGACGGGGCTGCTCCATGCCGTCGTAGTAGCCGCGGATCGTCCCCTCCCGTCGACGAGGACGAAGCGCGTGGAGTGGAGGATCGGCTCGACGCTGTCGGCGACGCCGTCCTCGATGGCGAGCTTGAAGCCGTCCCTGATGAGGGCGCGGATGACGGGCCGCTCGCCGTGGGGCGGAAGGTCCAGCGTGCGGGGTCGGCGCCGAGCTTGCGTCCGTACTCGGCGAGGATCTCCGAGTGTCGTACTCGGGGTCGACGCCGAAGGAGACGAAGCGGATTGCGGGCACTGCGACTGTCCGCTCGGCGAGCGCGGCCATTCGCGAGGAGAGGATCAGGCAGCTCGCACCGCGTGAAGATGAAGTCGGCGATCCAGACCTTTCCTGCGAGGTCGGCGCGGGTCACCGTCTTGCCCTGCTCGGAGGCGAGTGAACCGGGCGCCGCGCCGAGGCGGAAGGTCGGGGCCGCCGAGGGCGGCTCATCACGAGCCAGAGGCCCGCCGCGACCACGGCGAGGA from Holophagales bacterium encodes the following:
- the rsmI gene encoding 16S rRNA (cytidine(1402)-2'-O)-methyltransferase, encoding MTSSAGAPGRLLVVATPIGNLEDLSPRALAALRDASLVLCEDTRRTGNLFARYGVTTPRVSCHEHNEFRRIPEMLERLAAGETLALVSDAGTPGVSDPGRLLAAAVAEAGYRVEPIAGPSAVAAILSVSGFPAIPFSFLGFPPSRHGERSRWYARFAARDETRILFESPYRVIASLEEMGRAWGDPQVCLGREMTKLHEEILRGTASAVAAILAKRPGIKGEIAVAAAPSAAAVPTGPSELPEGGPDGEPVDDDSATGE
- a CDS encoding lytic transglycosylase domain-containing protein translates to MRRSPPPRSSRSRRRPRRRPRPFPRRLHTAGAAPAPRVTAEALRSLEREAAEAARAEDWPDVLAHLSQLYRLSPARYADGRFDFLTARALAGLGRLDEAIVRFERYVATGDIFDVPARLAAARFRFQKGDGLGALELLFPLLQRKEGAVARRALRTALDALETRFDPVALSRLVAAQPQTPARERRRLQALRAEGLEREGAAAEATALRLSLLAEGRRDDAAATLLARELKGREPKDLPDAVLRLLVDTARSQRDLELAERLAAERERRALAGRDAAETATARFELARLRGSRGRFAEAAKGHETLLAALPKTFRAPRDKKDDGYGTASFAGRVRFNLGAMKEKLGDLDGAVAEFRRVEDGKAGPAGLAVLQRARLEIRRGQLDRAEELLLRPKIAAEAGRIEALLLLVERRAQAGDGAGAARALAPVEALAKARRLEEPWASEIAFWRGLVAHTRRLPEAALASWASVLASVPGSFAAEQAAARIATLPAGVREKFVKASRSEGEKLLSSGNSRAARERLLPAAMLGDAAALASLRLAYSRLPGYAEILLAPELPDETLPDLCGDAAACRLLQLGLAQDAEPIVRDARRLDTLLGCLVAARLAEDADAGPAALEAADALSRKVPRDFLLDLAPRTVRRGLAPRPFDRLVAQTAAELGVPRDLLYAVMRQESRFDREAASPAAARGLMQLTLPAAGEAARELNEEPPAYAELYDPARSIRLGAQTLRSLLDRFGNDAALAASGYNAGAGQTVLWSGGSDRPAEALLAAISYTETRTYVRRVLANRRAYRLALPAEESIGGRR
- a CDS encoding methyltransferase domain-containing protein, with the protein product MARSARADLGRPPRRRAFPSFLPLVRALRGRGAPRLRGGAAPAWFHARRREEADAEDAARFLALAKRRASGEPLQYLLGEWEFLGRTFRVDPRALIPRGETEAIVEMARAAAPSARAILDAGTGSGILAVSIALERPGARVVAVDRSEAALALARANARLHGVSGASPSSPPTGSRALRHAPRSISPSPTPPTFRASTRRTSTGPSPTTSRTSPSSAATTASTPSASSSGSSPRGSSPERRSSSRSATGRPAR
- a CDS encoding M20/M25/M40 family metallo-hydrolase: MSRSRALLLLSGLGLIAAGGPAAAGAFPPAVERLRAYVRLDTSNPPGNEIRGALYLKELLARGGVASEIFEPEPGRANLYARLRGTGSAPGLVLHHHIDVVPASAAGWLRPPFAAVVFNDLVLHGRGVLDTKGLGIAQLEAFLALKRSGRAPARDVVFLATADEERGGRLGVSAVYEKRPAWLAGVGEVLGEGRTSRRSSTRPVVRHRGAAEGGALAASRSGRGRARGVRGRVGDRPRAWPGPPRDSPR
- a CDS encoding DUF420 domain-containing protein, whose product is MEQPRRPAREGRLRPRGALPDEGGLRRLPTVNAILNGTAATLLLAGFFLIRSGSAPGPPARDDPRVRLLGPLLVSYLVYHAPVGSVRFQGTGAVRTLYLSILLTHTVLAAAVPFLAVGRSSSRAGERFGEPPPARRASPSPSGSTSRHRCRHLPHALPHGLLTPCPPGRAPAATGSAGRNARGLAAASRRSRPVSTPSANQSTRILSFTPWIPAVVVVHAERKRPICLDAAEDPGSPKARDRGRERRRRPGRPPARCAAPVEPRLRRRGLARGREERRHLHARVVDHLHRVGQERLRARRGEQAHVHLGPGLLRMGGVHRVAVRAEAGHRQRCRRGGASATA